A window of the Paraburkholderia phytofirmans OLGA172 genome harbors these coding sequences:
- the tnpB gene encoding IS66 family insertion sequence element accessory protein TnpB (TnpB, as the term is used for proteins encoded by IS66 family insertion elements, is considered an accessory protein, since TnpC, encoded by a neighboring gene, is a DDE family transposase.): MIGPPANTRIWIAAGVTDMRSGFNSLAAKVQMVLEKDPYGGHVFIFRGRRGDLLKALYWSDGGLCLFAKRLEKGRFAWPRADTGVVALSTAQLSLLLEGFDWRQPVEAARPRSAL, from the coding sequence ATGATCGGGCCGCCTGCAAACACACGGATCTGGATCGCTGCCGGCGTCACTGACATGCGCTCCGGCTTCAATTCCCTTGCGGCGAAGGTACAGATGGTGCTTGAGAAGGATCCATACGGCGGCCATGTTTTTATCTTCAGGGGCCGCCGTGGTGATCTGCTGAAGGCGTTGTACTGGAGCGATGGCGGCCTATGTTTATTTGCGAAGCGTCTTGAGAAAGGGCGTTTTGCATGGCCCCGCGCCGACACCGGCGTCGTGGCGTTGAGCACCGCTCAACTATCGCTCCTGCTCGAAGGGTTTGACTGGCGACAACCGGTCGAGGCAGCACGCCCGCGCAGTGCTTTGTAA
- a CDS encoding KGGVGR-motif variant AAA ATPase — MIMFDDAIGVALGVVYGLIDKAVPEIYIVRDTSGALVLVLPDDALTPPQWTELDAALNNALGHYSAGAHRVLLRKSDVLDPAEVFDSPDKTRVAGQHNVWLIDRLLTNQDWLRKPPVARAILPTAVGFSVKGGVGRSTALAMFAWYMARKGKNVLVADLDLEAPGIGEMLLSEHPPLGLVDWLMESLNGQADASLLEGCIGNSPLAIGEDGTISVLPAYGANTQNYVSKVGRIYTPSFNENGDLIGLAERLRDLLGVAEQLSVKPDLILLDARAGLHDIGSAAVTQLGAEALLFARNDAQNWWAYKQLFGHLAGSEAVVHGMGRDSDLRWRLKMVAAQTPPVEDARRKWISASYSAWTQFYDDETAENVGDFEPVVFDRDSLEAPHYPLFINFDLGVRSLVLNNIEEKPEWTYVSGIFNDFFEKLEGRLFPSIEPEGDA; from the coding sequence ATGATTATGTTCGATGACGCCATAGGTGTCGCATTGGGCGTGGTGTATGGCTTGATCGACAAGGCTGTTCCAGAAATCTATATTGTTCGCGACACATCGGGGGCGCTCGTCTTGGTTTTGCCGGATGACGCTCTCACACCACCCCAATGGACGGAACTGGACGCGGCTCTCAACAATGCACTAGGCCACTACAGTGCTGGAGCTCACCGAGTATTGCTCCGAAAGAGCGATGTTTTGGATCCGGCAGAGGTGTTCGATTCACCGGACAAGACGCGTGTCGCGGGACAACATAATGTCTGGCTCATTGACAGGCTGCTGACCAATCAAGATTGGCTGCGCAAGCCGCCGGTCGCGCGGGCGATCTTACCGACGGCTGTAGGCTTCAGTGTCAAAGGAGGTGTCGGACGTAGCACGGCTTTGGCGATGTTCGCTTGGTACATGGCGCGGAAGGGCAAAAACGTGCTGGTCGCTGATCTGGACCTCGAAGCTCCCGGCATCGGAGAGATGTTGTTATCAGAACATCCGCCATTGGGACTCGTGGACTGGTTGATGGAGTCACTGAACGGTCAAGCTGACGCCTCCCTTCTTGAAGGGTGCATAGGGAACAGTCCGCTCGCTATCGGCGAGGATGGAACAATTTCCGTATTGCCTGCATACGGCGCCAACACGCAAAACTACGTTTCGAAGGTAGGTCGGATTTATACGCCGTCCTTTAACGAGAATGGCGACCTTATCGGCCTAGCCGAACGCCTCCGAGATCTATTGGGCGTGGCGGAGCAGCTATCAGTCAAGCCAGATCTAATTTTGTTAGACGCCAGAGCGGGATTGCACGACATTGGATCGGCGGCTGTAACACAGCTTGGTGCCGAAGCGTTACTTTTCGCGCGCAATGACGCGCAAAACTGGTGGGCATACAAGCAGCTATTCGGTCATCTTGCGGGGTCGGAGGCTGTTGTCCACGGCATGGGCAGGGACAGCGATCTTCGATGGCGATTGAAGATGGTTGCTGCGCAAACTCCCCCAGTCGAAGACGCGCGTCGGAAATGGATCAGCGCCTCCTATAGCGCTTGGACTCAATTTTACGATGACGAAACGGCGGAGAATGTGGGTGATTTCGAACCGGTCGTCTTTGATCGTGACAGTCTTGAGGCACCTCACTATCCATTGTTTATTAACTTCGACTTGGGAGTTCGCTCCCTCGTGTTGAACAACATCGAAGAAAAACCCGAGTGGACGTATGTGTCGGGAATTTTCAATGACTTCTTCGAAAAATTGGAAGGGCGCTTGTTCCCGTCGATCGAACCAGAAGGTGATGCATGA
- the tnpA gene encoding IS66-like element accessory protein TnpA produces the protein MDTVPQTVELPAKRQNRRHPLEWKRSVVEQTLETGASVARVARDNNINANQVWAWRKLYAQGLLVEDAQAEIMLPVVVDGRSDRPAAHALEATNAPAPPQAANGSIQLQHGNTSVRIEGVPDATILRLVLERILR, from the coding sequence ATGGACACAGTGCCTCAGACAGTCGAGTTACCTGCCAAGCGCCAGAACCGACGGCATCCATTGGAATGGAAGCGATCGGTCGTAGAGCAGACGCTTGAAACCGGCGCGTCAGTCGCCAGGGTCGCTCGCGACAACAACATCAACGCCAATCAGGTGTGGGCCTGGCGCAAACTGTACGCCCAGGGTCTGCTGGTCGAAGATGCGCAGGCGGAGATCATGTTGCCCGTCGTTGTCGATGGACGGTCCGATCGTCCGGCGGCCCATGCGCTGGAGGCGACGAACGCGCCGGCACCTCCGCAGGCTGCAAACGGCAGCATTCAGCTTCAGCATGGCAATACGTCGGTCCGGATAGAAGGCGTGCCCGACGCGACGATATTGCGCCTGGTCCTCGAGCGGATTCTGCGATGA
- a CDS encoding YodC family protein codes for MTTSFAIGDEVFLKSGGEKMTIEKIDETDVSCVWFDKNKKVERNTFHAATLKKAPTPEERAAGMAAISRSLAR; via the coding sequence ATGACGACCAGTTTTGCGATTGGCGATGAAGTGTTTTTGAAATCTGGCGGCGAAAAAATGACCATTGAAAAAATTGACGAAACCGATGTTTCATGCGTTTGGTTCGATAAAAACAAAAAAGTCGAACGCAACACTTTCCATGCCGCAACCCTTAAAAAAGCTCCAACGCCAGAAGAACGGGCCGCAGGAATGGCCGCAATTTCTCGCAGCCTTGCCCGTTGA